From the Lolium rigidum isolate FL_2022 chromosome 2, APGP_CSIRO_Lrig_0.1, whole genome shotgun sequence genome, one window contains:
- the LOC124691258 gene encoding short-chain dehydrogenase TIC 32, chloroplastic-like isoform X3 translates to MLPSIFSQKGASGFSWASTADQVTQGLTAAGLTAIVTGASSGIGAETARVLAARGAHVVMAARNVAAADSVRQAVLAATPAATLDVMELDLSSMASVRKFAADFNAKGLPLNILVNNAGLLATSFTLSKDGIEMQFATNHVGHFLLTHLLLETMKKTSCESNVEGRIVNVSSVGHRFTYQEGIRIDKINNEAEYSASGAYGQSKLANILHANELARKFKEEGVNITANSLHPGSIITNILRNHSIIDCKYKRYFYLWVNIRFPLGAATTCYVALHPGAKGVSGKYFCDSNVYEASEKAKDVELAKKLWDLSIELTT, encoded by the exons ATGCTGCCGTCGATCTTCAGCCAGAAGGGCGCCTCGGGCTTCTCCTGggcctccaccgccgaccaggTCACCCAAGGCCTCACCGCCGCTGGTCTCACCGCCATCGTCACCG GGGCGTCGAGTGGCATCGGCGCCGAGACGGCACGGGTCCTGGCGGCGCGCGGCGCCCACGTCGTCATGGCCGCCAGGAACGTCGCCGCCGCTGACTCCGTGCGCCAGGCCGTGCTGGCGGCCACCCCAGCAGCCACCCTCGACGTCATGGAGCTCGACCTCTCCTCCATGGCCTCTGTCCGCAAGTTCGCCGCCGACTTCAACGCCAAGGGCCTTCCGCTCAACATACTCGT GAATAATGCAGGACTGTTGGCAACTTCCTTCACCCTCTCAAAGGATGGCATAGAGATGCAGTTTGCAACTaaccatgttg GGCACTTTCTCTTGACACATCTTCTACTCGAGACGATGAAGAAGACCTCTTGTGAATCAAACGTGGAAGGAAGAATCGTCAATGTTTCATCAGTGGGCCACAGGTTTACATACCAGGAAGGCATCCGGATTGACAAGATAAATAATGAGGCTGA gtataGCGCCAGTGGAGCGTATGGCCAGTCAAAACTTGCAAACATTTTGCATGCTAATgaacttgctagaaaatttaag GAAGAGGGTGTTAACATCACTGCAAATTCTCTCCACCCTGGATCTATCATCACGAACATTCTGCGCAACCACAGTATCATAGATTGTAAAT ATAAACGATACTTCTACTTGTGGGTTAACATTAGATTTCCGTTG GGGGCGGCAACCACGTGCTACGTCGCGCTGCACCCGGGCGCGAAGGGTGTGTCGGGGAAGTATTTCTGCGACAGCAACGTTTATGAGGCGAGCGAGAAGGCCAAGGACGTGGAGCTGGCCAAGAAGCTCTGGGACTTGAGCATCGAGCTCACCACCTGA
- the LOC124691258 gene encoding short-chain dehydrogenase TIC 32, chloroplastic-like isoform X2, with amino-acid sequence MLPSIFSQKGASGFSWASTADQVTQGLTAAGLTAIVTGASSGIGAETARVLAARGAHVVMAARNVAAADSVRQAVLAATPAATLDVMELDLSSMASVRKFAADFNAKGLPLNILVNNAGLLATSFTLSKDGIEMQFATNHVGHFLLTHLLLETMKKTSCESNVEGRIVNVSSVGHRFTYQEGIRIDKINNEAEYSASGAYGQSKLANILHANELARKFKEEGVNITANSLHPGSIITNILRNHSIIDFLHGSLGMLLLKNANQGAATTCYVALHPGAKGVSGKYFCDSNVYEASEKAKDVELAKKLWDLSIELTT; translated from the exons ATGCTGCCGTCGATCTTCAGCCAGAAGGGCGCCTCGGGCTTCTCCTGggcctccaccgccgaccaggTCACCCAAGGCCTCACCGCCGCTGGTCTCACCGCCATCGTCACCG GGGCGTCGAGTGGCATCGGCGCCGAGACGGCACGGGTCCTGGCGGCGCGCGGCGCCCACGTCGTCATGGCCGCCAGGAACGTCGCCGCCGCTGACTCCGTGCGCCAGGCCGTGCTGGCGGCCACCCCAGCAGCCACCCTCGACGTCATGGAGCTCGACCTCTCCTCCATGGCCTCTGTCCGCAAGTTCGCCGCCGACTTCAACGCCAAGGGCCTTCCGCTCAACATACTCGT GAATAATGCAGGACTGTTGGCAACTTCCTTCACCCTCTCAAAGGATGGCATAGAGATGCAGTTTGCAACTaaccatgttg GGCACTTTCTCTTGACACATCTTCTACTCGAGACGATGAAGAAGACCTCTTGTGAATCAAACGTGGAAGGAAGAATCGTCAATGTTTCATCAGTGGGCCACAGGTTTACATACCAGGAAGGCATCCGGATTGACAAGATAAATAATGAGGCTGA gtataGCGCCAGTGGAGCGTATGGCCAGTCAAAACTTGCAAACATTTTGCATGCTAATgaacttgctagaaaatttaag GAAGAGGGTGTTAACATCACTGCAAATTCTCTCCACCCTGGATCTATCATCACGAACATTCTGCGCAACCACAGTATCATAGATT TTCTCCATGGGAGTCTTGGTATGTTGCTGCTGAAAAATGCTAATCAG GGGGCGGCAACCACGTGCTACGTCGCGCTGCACCCGGGCGCGAAGGGTGTGTCGGGGAAGTATTTCTGCGACAGCAACGTTTATGAGGCGAGCGAGAAGGCCAAGGACGTGGAGCTGGCCAAGAAGCTCTGGGACTTGAGCATCGAGCTCACCACCTGA
- the LOC124691258 gene encoding short-chain dehydrogenase TIC 32, chloroplastic-like isoform X1 yields MLPSIFSQKGASGFSWASTADQVTQGLTAAGLTAIVTGASSGIGAETARVLAARGAHVVMAARNVAAADSVRQAVLAATPAATLDVMELDLSSMASVRKFAADFNAKGLPLNILVNNAGLLATSFTLSKDGIEMQFATNHVGHFLLTHLLLETMKKTSCESNVEGRIVNVSSVGHRFTYQEGIRIDKINNEAEYSASGAYGQSKLANILHANELARKFKEEGVNITANSLHPGSIITNILRNHSIIDAVLHGSLGMLLLKNANQGAATTCYVALHPGAKGVSGKYFCDSNVYEASEKAKDVELAKKLWDLSIELTT; encoded by the exons ATGCTGCCGTCGATCTTCAGCCAGAAGGGCGCCTCGGGCTTCTCCTGggcctccaccgccgaccaggTCACCCAAGGCCTCACCGCCGCTGGTCTCACCGCCATCGTCACCG GGGCGTCGAGTGGCATCGGCGCCGAGACGGCACGGGTCCTGGCGGCGCGCGGCGCCCACGTCGTCATGGCCGCCAGGAACGTCGCCGCCGCTGACTCCGTGCGCCAGGCCGTGCTGGCGGCCACCCCAGCAGCCACCCTCGACGTCATGGAGCTCGACCTCTCCTCCATGGCCTCTGTCCGCAAGTTCGCCGCCGACTTCAACGCCAAGGGCCTTCCGCTCAACATACTCGT GAATAATGCAGGACTGTTGGCAACTTCCTTCACCCTCTCAAAGGATGGCATAGAGATGCAGTTTGCAACTaaccatgttg GGCACTTTCTCTTGACACATCTTCTACTCGAGACGATGAAGAAGACCTCTTGTGAATCAAACGTGGAAGGAAGAATCGTCAATGTTTCATCAGTGGGCCACAGGTTTACATACCAGGAAGGCATCCGGATTGACAAGATAAATAATGAGGCTGA gtataGCGCCAGTGGAGCGTATGGCCAGTCAAAACTTGCAAACATTTTGCATGCTAATgaacttgctagaaaatttaag GAAGAGGGTGTTAACATCACTGCAAATTCTCTCCACCCTGGATCTATCATCACGAACATTCTGCGCAACCACAGTATCATAG ATGCAGTTCTCCATGGGAGTCTTGGTATGTTGCTGCTGAAAAATGCTAATCAG GGGGCGGCAACCACGTGCTACGTCGCGCTGCACCCGGGCGCGAAGGGTGTGTCGGGGAAGTATTTCTGCGACAGCAACGTTTATGAGGCGAGCGAGAAGGCCAAGGACGTGGAGCTGGCCAAGAAGCTCTGGGACTTGAGCATCGAGCTCACCACCTGA